The window GCCGGAACCTCCGGGCCGTATGACACTCACCATCGTCGGCTCCCAGCTGGGTGACGAGGGCAAGGGCGCGCTCGTCGACCGGTGGGGAGGGGACGCGGACGTCGTAGTCCGTTATCAGGGCGGCGACAACGCCGGCCACACCGTCGTCGAGGGGGGCGCGGAGTACAAGCTCTCGCTGGTACCGAGCGGCGCCGTCCGGGGCACGGTCGGCGTCTTGGGCAACGGCTGCGTCGTCAACCCGCGCACGCTGTTCACCGAGATCGACGACCTGCGCGATCGCGGGCTCGACCCCGACGTGCGGGTCGCCCGGCGCGCGCATGTCATCATGCCGTACCACCGCGTGCTGGACGGGATCGAAGAGGAAATCAAGGCGGACGACGACGCCGGCGACGAGGTCGGCACGACCGGCCGCGGCATCGGCCCGACGTACGAGGACAAGGCCGGGCGGCGAGGGGTTCGGATCGCCGACCTGCTCGACCCCGACGTGCTCCGCGAGAAGCTGGAGTACGCCGTCCCGCAGAAGCGCGCGCTCGTCGAGGACGTGTACGGGCTCGACCTCGATGACGACCGCGCCGAGGCGTTCGACGTCGACGCGCTCCACGAGGAGTTCGCCGCGATCGGCGAGCGCCTCGCTGACGAGGGGATGACCGTCAACTGCAGCGACTACCTCTACCGCCGCCGCGAGGCGGGCGACCGGATCCTGTTCGAGGGCGCACAGGGGACCCACATCGACGTCGACCACGGGAACTACCCGTTCGTCACGTCCTCGAATCCGACCGCCGGCGGCGCGGCGGTCGGTTCAGGAGTGGGCGTCACGACCGTCGGCGACGGCGAGGTCGTCGGCATCGTGAAGGCGTACCTCTCGCGGGTCGGCGAGGGACCGATGCCGACCGAGCTCGACGGCGACGCCGACGAGGAGGCGCTCGCCGACGACATCCGCGAGAAGGGCGGCGAGTTCGGTACCGTGACGGGTCGCCCGCGCCGGATCGGGTGGCTCGACCTCCCGATGCTCCGCCACGCCGCGCGCGTCTCCGGCTTCACGGGCGTCGCGGTCAACCACGTCGACGTGCTCGCCGGGCTCGACGAGCTGAAGGTGTGTACCGGCTACGAGCTCGATGGTGAAGAGATCGACACCGTCCCCACCACGACCGACCGATGGGAGCGGTGCGAACCGGTGTACGAGTCGCTCGACACCTGGGAGGAGTTCGACTCGGCCGCGGTCGCCGAGGGCGGCTACGACGCGCTCCCCGAGCCGGCGCGCGAGTACCTGGAGCTCGTCGCCGACGAGATCGACACGCCCGTCTACGCGGTCGGCGTCGGTCCCGACCGCGAGGAGACGGTCGAACTCGTGAACCCGTTCGACGAGTAGCGGACCGAGCGACCTTTTTTAAACGATCCGCCGCTACGCCTGCGGGTCGACGTCGTTCAACGCGCGCACGTCCTCGTCCGTCAGCGACAGCTCCGCGGCGGCGACGTTCGATTCGAGGTGCTCGACGCTCGACGTGCCCGGGATCGGGAGCGTCACGTCGGAGTGCTCTAAGAGCCACGCGAGCGCGACCTGCCGCGGCGTCGCGTCGCGACGGCCGGCCACCTCGCCGAGCGCCTCCGCGACGCCCTCCTCGTCGACCGTGTACATCGGCCCCCACGGGATGAAGCCGACGCCGCTGCGCTCGCAGGCCCGCAAGACGTCCTCGTCGTCGCGATGGCCGACGTTGTACCGGTTCTGGACGGTGGCGACGTCGACGATCTCCGTCGCGGTCTCCAGCTGTTCGACGGTGACGTTCGAGAGCCCGACGTGGGCGATCTGGCCGGCGTCTTTCATCTCCGCGAACGCGTGGACGGACGCCTCGAAGTCGGTGTCGGGGTCAGGACGATGGTACTGATAGAGGTCGATGGTGTCGGTGCCGAGCCGGTCGAGGCTACACAGCACCTGGTTTTTCAGGAAGTCCGGGTCGCCGTGGGGGAGCCAGTCGCCCTCGCGGTTGCGGAGCAGTCCGGCCTTCGAGGCGACGACCACGTCGTCGGGGTCGCCGAGCGCTTCGCCGATCAGCCGCTCCGAGACGCCCGGCCCGTAGGAGTCGGCGGTGTCGACGAAGTCGACGCCGAGCTCGACGGCGCGCTGGAGCACAGCCTTGGCCTCGTCCTCGTCGTCGGGTCGGCCGATGATGTCCTCGCCGGTGATCCGCATCGCGCCGAAACCGAGGCGGTTGACGGTCAGCTCGCCGCCGATGTCGAACGTGTCGCTCCGGTCGGTAGTGTCTGAAGTCATGGTCGGCCAGTCGCGGGCCGCGCCCAAAGTCGTGGGGATGGCGGAAGGATCGTCGCCGGAGGAGCGCGGTCCGCCCTCCGGCGCGCTCGCCCGTCTTGCGCACGTCGCTACTAATAAACCGCCCCCGTGCGATCGGAGGGTATGGACGCCGAGCGCGAGGTACTCGACGTGTTGGCGCGGAACGCCCGCGAGGACATCGACGACATCGCGGCCCAGACGGGCCTCGACGCGGAGGCGGTAGCGGACGCGATCGACGCGCTGGAGGCGGACAACGTGGTCCACGGCTACCAGGCGGTCGTCGACTGGGACCGCGTCGACGAGGGGAAGATCCGGGCGGTCGTCGAGATCAACGTCGAGCTCGACCGCGAGACCGGCTACGAGCAGGTCGCCGACCGGATCGCGAAGTTCCCCGCGGTCGACGCCCTCCACCTCGTCTCCGGGGACTACGACTTCGCCGTCGAGGTGCTCGGCGAGACGATGCAGGACGTCTCGCGGTTCATCTCCGAGCAGGTCGCGCCCATGCCGGAGGTCACCCAGACGGTGACCCACTACATCATGGAGACCTACAAGGACGGCGGGATTCGGTTCGAGGACGGCGACGACGACGACCGCCTCTCCGTGTCGCCATGAGGCTCTCGGACCGCGCCAGCGACCTCCCGGAGTCGGGGATCCGGAAGTTCTTCGAACTCGCGGAGGCGCGCGACGACGTGATCTCGCTGGGCGTCGGCGAGCCCGACTTCTCGGCTCCGTGGGCGGCCCGCACCGCCGCGATCGACTCGCTCGAGCGCGGGAAGACCTCCTACACGTCGAACCGCGGGATGGCGGCGCTCCGCGAACGGATCGCCGCCCACCACGAGCGCTACGACCAGTCGTACGACCCGGAAGAGGAGGCGCTCGTCACGACCGGTGCGAGCGAGGCGGTCGATCTGGCGTTCCGCGCGCTCGTTGACCCCGGCGACACGGTCGCCGTCCACGAGCCGACGTACATCTCGTACGGGCCGGGGATCGAGCTGGCCGGCGGCGAACAGCTCACGGTGCCGACCCGCGCCGCGGACGACTTCGCGCTCACGCGGGAGGCCCTGGAGGCGTCGGGCGCCGCCGACGCCGACCTCCTCGTCCTCTGCTACCCGAACAACCCGACTGGCGCGACGATGACCGACGAGGAGCTCGCCGAGGTCGCGGCCTTCTGCCGCGAGAACGACCTCCGGGTGGTCGCCGACGAGATCTACTCCGCGCTCACCTACGGCGCCGATCACGCCTCCATCGCCACGCAGCCGGGGATGCGCGAGCGCACCGTCGTCGTCAACGGCTTCTCGAAGGCGTACGCCATGACCGGGCTCCGGCTGGGGTACGCGCTAGGCCCGACCGACGCGATCGACGCGATGAACCGGATCCACCAGTACACGATGCTGTCGGCGCCGACGACGCCGCAGTACGCCGCCATCGAGGCGCTCGACCGCTGCGACGACGAAGTCGCGGAGATGGTCGACGAGTACAACCGCCGCCGGCGGCTCGTCGTCTCCCGGTTCAACGAGATGGGGCTCGACACGTTCGAGCCCGGCGGCGCGTTCTACGCGTTCCCCGACTGCGGCGGCGACGACGAGGCGTTCGCCGAGGACCTGCTGGAGGCGCAGGGCGTCGCGGTCGTCCCCGGCTCCGTCTTCGGCGCGGGCGGCGAGGGCCACCTCCGCGTCTCGTACGCGACTTCGATGCGAGAGCTGAAAGAGGCGACCGACCGGATCGCGACGTTCGTCGAGAACCGCTGAGGCGACGCTCGACGCGTCGCGGTCGCGGGTCGACGTCGGCGGACCGAGGTGTAAACGAAAAACTACTTGCGAATTGTTCGGCGTTCGCCAACGATTATCACGGTTTACCCTGATACTCGAGGTATGGAGTTTCAGCTGACCGACGAACAACGACAGCTTCGCGAGGAGGTACGGAAGTTCGCCGACGAGGAGATCCGACCGGTCGCGACCGAGTACGACGTCGACGAGAAGTACCCGCACGAGATTATGGACAAGGCCGCGGAGATGGGGCTGTTGGCTCCGCACGTCCCGGTGGAATACGGCGGCGTCGGGTACTCGTCGGTGGAGAACGCGATCCTGACCGAGGAGCTGTTCGCCGCCGACCCCGGGATCGGCCTCTGCGTCTCCAGCGCCGGGTTCGGCGCCGAGGCGCTGATGGAGTTCGGCACCGACGAGCAGAAGGAACGGATCCTCCCGGAGGTGACCGCCGGCGACGCCGTGATGGGCTCGGCCATCTCGGAGCCGCAGGCGGGCT is drawn from Halorubrum sp. CBA1229 and contains these coding sequences:
- a CDS encoding aldo/keto reductase, with translation MTSDTTDRSDTFDIGGELTVNRLGFGAMRITGEDIIGRPDDEDEAKAVLQRAVELGVDFVDTADSYGPGVSERLIGEALGDPDDVVVASKAGLLRNREGDWLPHGDPDFLKNQVLCSLDRLGTDTIDLYQYHRPDPDTDFEASVHAFAEMKDAGQIAHVGLSNVTVEQLETATEIVDVATVQNRYNVGHRDDEDVLRACERSGVGFIPWGPMYTVDEEGVAEALGEVAGRRDATPRQVALAWLLEHSDVTLPIPGTSSVEHLESNVAAAELSLTDEDVRALNDVDPQA
- a CDS encoding Lrp/AsnC family transcriptional regulator, encoding MDAEREVLDVLARNAREDIDDIAAQTGLDAEAVADAIDALEADNVVHGYQAVVDWDRVDEGKIRAVVEINVELDRETGYEQVADRIAKFPAVDALHLVSGDYDFAVEVLGETMQDVSRFISEQVAPMPEVTQTVTHYIMETYKDGGIRFEDGDDDDRLSVSP
- a CDS encoding adenylosuccinate synthase, with the protein product MTLTIVGSQLGDEGKGALVDRWGGDADVVVRYQGGDNAGHTVVEGGAEYKLSLVPSGAVRGTVGVLGNGCVVNPRTLFTEIDDLRDRGLDPDVRVARRAHVIMPYHRVLDGIEEEIKADDDAGDEVGTTGRGIGPTYEDKAGRRGVRIADLLDPDVLREKLEYAVPQKRALVEDVYGLDLDDDRAEAFDVDALHEEFAAIGERLADEGMTVNCSDYLYRRREAGDRILFEGAQGTHIDVDHGNYPFVTSSNPTAGGAAVGSGVGVTTVGDGEVVGIVKAYLSRVGEGPMPTELDGDADEEALADDIREKGGEFGTVTGRPRRIGWLDLPMLRHAARVSGFTGVAVNHVDVLAGLDELKVCTGYELDGEEIDTVPTTTDRWERCEPVYESLDTWEEFDSAAVAEGGYDALPEPAREYLELVADEIDTPVYAVGVGPDREETVELVNPFDE
- a CDS encoding aminotransferase class I/II-fold pyridoxal phosphate-dependent enzyme, which produces MRLSDRASDLPESGIRKFFELAEARDDVISLGVGEPDFSAPWAARTAAIDSLERGKTSYTSNRGMAALRERIAAHHERYDQSYDPEEEALVTTGASEAVDLAFRALVDPGDTVAVHEPTYISYGPGIELAGGEQLTVPTRAADDFALTREALEASGAADADLLVLCYPNNPTGATMTDEELAEVAAFCRENDLRVVADEIYSALTYGADHASIATQPGMRERTVVVNGFSKAYAMTGLRLGYALGPTDAIDAMNRIHQYTMLSAPTTPQYAAIEALDRCDDEVAEMVDEYNRRRRLVVSRFNEMGLDTFEPGGAFYAFPDCGGDDEAFAEDLLEAQGVAVVPGSVFGAGGEGHLRVSYATSMRELKEATDRIATFVENR